The sequence below is a genomic window from Sorangiineae bacterium MSr12523.
GAAGCCCTTCCAGGAGCCCGGGCACCTTCTGAATCTCGACCAAGACGTCCACCACGTCGTCCCACAGGGTCGATGTTCGCGGAAGCCGTGCCTCGGGGTGCCGATCGGCCATGGCATCCGCCGCGAGCGCCGTGTTGGTGGTGCGCGCCAGCTCCGCGAGATGCTCATCGACGAGCTTCTGCACCAGCGCAAGCAGGTCGTCCCCCAATGGGTCTCCGAGGATCGCGCCGAGCGCCCACACCAGATCGAGCAGCGGCGATTTCTCGCTGCGGTAAGAATCGTAGCTCACGAGCACGGGCCCGTAGCCCCGCTTGGAGGTGTACGCGCCATCGCGCGCGCCGAAGAGCACCTCGAGCCCGCCGAGCGTGTCCATCAACGCGCCGTGCTGCGCGTTCAAGAGCGGCGGCAGGTTCTTCATCAGCGCATTGGAAAATGTGCGCGACGTATCGATGGTCGCATAGAGCGGCGTGCCTCCCTTTGCCGTGAGCGCCCGCCCGAACGCATCGCGCGCTGCCGCCTCGCCCCCGTCCACCGAAGGGAACGGGGATGGCGCCGCCGTGCGTTCGGCGGAGAGAACCTGCGCGTTGCCGCCCGTATCGCGCAGCACCAGATAGAGCGGCGCATCACCTTGCGCGTACACGGGGTCTTGCATTTGCACGAGCCGCTGCACCACCTCCAGGGTCGTGCGCGGGCGCGAGAGAAGTGGCCTCCCCGCGGCATCGATGCGCGATGAAAGCACCGGCGGGGTCGGATCCGGCGCGAAAGTGCGAAGCTCCTCGTGCGCGACCTCGAGCAGCTTCGCGAACGACGCATGCGCGGGTCCCGGCACGGCGACGCGCTTTCCGTCGCCATCGCGCGGAGGATCCGCCGCGTAAGGATCCGAGTCGTGCGACAAGAGCCGCAGCGAGGCATTCGCCAGATCGCGCAACCTTGGATACCCGATGAAGGCGCGCGCAGCGCCCATCGCGACCGGCTCGGGCTTGTACCCGCGCCGCTCCTGAAAGCGCGCGAGCGCGGCGCGCGTTTCGTCGGCGGCGCCCACGTCGTTCATGATGCCGGCCATCGCCTGCGTCGTCCGCGGAATGGTCCCATCGGTGTACAGCTCGATGAGTTTGCCCAGCATGTCGGAGAGCTGCTGCGTGAGCTTGCCGCGATCGCCGATGGCCGCGTCGTCGAGACGCTCACACGTGCGCTTTGGATCCGCGTTCTTCTCGTCGACCACGGGCACGCGGACATCGTGAAACGTCGCATCGAACGCCCCAATGAGCGACGCGCGCCGTCGAACCATCGCATGCACACGCGCAAGCTGCCGCGCGCGCACGGCCGCATCGTCGATCGGCGGCAGTTTGCTCGTATCCACCGCGTCGGCGTAGGTGCCGTCCGCGCGTTTGTGGCAGACCCCCGCGAACGAGGCGCCGGTCATGTCCTCGCGTATCGCTTGCGCGGCCACGCGATCGCAAAGGAGCCCATAGAGCTCCTCCCCCACCGTGCCCCTCGGCGGCGTCGCCCGCGTCGTGTTGAAGTCCACGCAGCCCACAGCCGTGAGCGTGCCCAACGTGGCCAGTGCGAAGCACGTGCGCATGAAACACCTCCGCGTGTGCAGAGCAAATGTTTACACGCAGTGTATTCAGATGGCTCGAGCCAAGCTCTACTTGAGCTTCACTATTTCGATAACGCGACGAGTTAGCGCGAGAACGCGTTAGCGCGAGAGGAACTTCTCGAGGCGTCCGTTCGCGGTGCGTCGAACCTTGCCGCGCACGAACGGTGTCCAGCCGAGAAGCTTCCCCGTTGGCCCGAGCGCTTGTCCCGCCCACTTCCAGAAATCGAACGTATCGACGTGGCGCAGGATCTTTCCGTCGCGGAACTCGAAGCGCGCGTCGATGACATTGAGAACGCGACGTCCCGTCAGCGAAAACGTGTACGTCGCCTCCCAATGCGCAGCGCCTTCGTGCTCGGTCGCACGAACGCCGCTGTGCACCACGCTGATGTCCTTCGCGCTTTCGCAGAGCATGCGCCACATGCCCGCCGCGCGAGCACCGCGCAAGTCGAACACGGGATCGGTGAAGTGCACGTCGGGATGGTAGGCCGCCACCATCGTTTCCCAATCGCGCTTGGCCAGTGCACGGTAAAAGCCATCCACCAATTGTTCGTTCGCGGACGATGTCATGGTGGACGAAGGCTACTCAGATCTTCCGCGCAATGGCGAGAATATCCGCGAGTACGCCGGCTGCCGTGAGCGCTCCACCCGCGCCGGCACCTTGCACCACCAGCGGCTCGGGGTAACGCTCCGTGGTGAACGCCACGAACGACCCCGCACCGCGAAGGCGCGCCGCCGGATGGTGCACGTCCACCGCCACCGGCCCCACGTCGATGCGGCGCTGCACGGGATCGATGCGCGCAAGGTAACGCAGCACTTTGCCCTCGAGTTGCGCGCGCTTCACCGTCTTCGCAATCTCGGCGTCGTAGGCCGGAGCGGCCTCGAAGAAGCTTGCCGCGGAGTCGACCGCGAGGAGCTCGCGCGGAACGAA
It includes:
- a CDS encoding nuclear transport factor 2 family protein, coding for MTSSANEQLVDGFYRALAKRDWETMVAAYHPDVHFTDPVFDLRGARAAGMWRMLCESAKDISVVHSGVRATEHEGAAHWEATYTFSLTGRRVLNVIDARFEFRDGKILRHVDTFDFWKWAGQALGPTGKLLGWTPFVRGKVRRTANGRLEKFLSR